In Synechococcus sp. PCC 6312, one genomic interval encodes:
- a CDS encoding peptide ligase PGM1-related protein — translation MTTQQFQDLQSQLVRCWQGSETFVPDSTQGNIQERDIVVIPSLSFPQRELAKITGYTHYEERQLYTLIQLRNPHTRMVYVTSQPLHPSIIDYYLDLLPGIPSSHARERLLLLSTYDYSDKPLTAKILERPRLMARISQALRSDQAYMVCFNATGLERELALKLGIPLYAVNPDLLYWGTKSGSRQLFAEAGIPHPDGSGLIQTETGLAEEIVHLWQRNPNLQRVVVKLNEAFSGEGNALLDLRPLTEVQSWPEPSQVIAITQALSQMQFQAPQETWESYRERFAELGGIVECFLEGRTKQSPSVQGQITPIGQIEIISTHDQILDAPDGQIFLGCSFPAAEPYRLMLQKYGLKVGEQLARQGVIGHYGVDFIARPGEDSDTWDLQAIEVNLRRGGTTHPFMTLKFLTNGWYDPGTGLFYSYHHRPKYYIASDNLRHANYHGLLPNDLLDIIARYHLHFDSSTETGSVFHLMGALSEFGKLGITSIGNSPEEAKSIYDQAIDVLDQASQ, via the coding sequence ATGACGACCCAACAGTTTCAAGACCTCCAAAGCCAGTTGGTACGCTGTTGGCAAGGCAGTGAAACCTTTGTCCCAGATTCAACCCAAGGGAATATCCAAGAGCGAGATATTGTCGTGATTCCGTCCTTGAGTTTTCCCCAGCGGGAACTGGCGAAGATTACTGGCTATACCCACTACGAAGAGCGACAACTCTATACCCTGATTCAACTGCGCAACCCCCACACCCGGATGGTCTATGTCACCTCGCAACCGCTTCACCCCAGCATTATTGACTACTACCTTGACCTATTACCGGGGATTCCCTCCTCCCATGCCCGTGAACGGCTTTTACTTTTGTCCACCTATGATTACTCGGATAAGCCCCTAACGGCAAAAATTCTTGAACGCCCTCGCCTCATGGCCCGGATTAGTCAAGCTTTACGCTCAGATCAAGCCTATATGGTCTGTTTTAATGCCACCGGCCTGGAGCGAGAATTAGCGTTGAAACTGGGGATTCCCCTTTATGCCGTTAATCCAGATTTGCTCTACTGGGGGACAAAATCTGGGAGCCGTCAACTGTTTGCCGAAGCTGGAATTCCCCATCCTGATGGCAGTGGCCTGATCCAAACCGAGACGGGCCTGGCTGAGGAAATTGTTCACCTCTGGCAACGTAACCCTAATCTACAACGGGTCGTGGTCAAGTTAAATGAGGCGTTTTCGGGAGAAGGAAATGCTCTTTTAGATTTACGCCCCCTGACTGAAGTTCAATCTTGGCCGGAACCCTCCCAGGTCATCGCCATCACCCAGGCCCTCAGCCAAATGCAATTCCAGGCCCCCCAGGAAACATGGGAATCCTATCGAGAACGGTTTGCAGAGTTAGGGGGAATTGTGGAATGTTTCTTAGAAGGCAGAACGAAGCAATCTCCTAGTGTCCAAGGGCAAATTACACCAATTGGGCAGATTGAAATTATCTCCACCCACGACCAGATTCTCGATGCCCCCGATGGTCAAATTTTCCTGGGCTGTTCTTTTCCAGCGGCTGAACCCTATCGGTTGATGTTGCAAAAGTATGGCTTGAAAGTGGGGGAGCAGTTGGCCCGCCAAGGGGTGATTGGACATTATGGTGTGGACTTCATTGCCAGGCCTGGGGAAGACTCGGATACTTGGGATTTACAAGCCATTGAAGTCAACCTGAGAAGAGGCGGCACGACCCATCCGTTTATGACCCTCAAGTTTTTAACCAATGGCTGGTATGACCCAGGAACGGGTTTGTTTTATAGCTACCACCATCGCCCCAAGTACTACATCGCCTCCGATAATCTTCGTCATGCCAATTACCATGGCCTGCTACCTAACGATTTGCTTGATATTATTGCCCGCTATCACCTACATTTTGACTCTAGTACCGAAACGGGAAGTGTGTTTCACCTCATGGGGGCCTTATCCGAGTTTGGCAAGTTAGGCATCACCAGCATTGGCAATTCCCCAGAAGAAGCCAAGTCTATTTACGACCAGGCCATTGATGTTCTTGATCAAGCCAGCCAATGA
- a CDS encoding ester cyclase, protein MSIEEEAKAVVLQYVAAFNQGDLEELKALLAEGAEIQGVMGQGLIEKIEPIWRQLIEGYGMRLQVEELIAEGNIVAARYVETGIFRAPAFGNQPTGKSYELVAMEWFEIEDGKIKRRWGARDAASQARQLGIPLS, encoded by the coding sequence ATGTCGATAGAAGAAGAAGCTAAAGCGGTGGTTCTCCAGTACGTTGCAGCTTTTAACCAAGGTGATTTAGAGGAGCTGAAAGCTTTACTTGCTGAAGGTGCTGAGATCCAGGGGGTCATGGGTCAAGGTCTCATTGAGAAGATTGAACCTATTTGGCGTCAACTTATCGAGGGCTACGGTATGCGGCTTCAGGTCGAAGAACTAATTGCGGAGGGCAATATCGTAGCGGCAAGGTATGTTGAGACAGGTATTTTCAGAGCACCGGCATTTGGGAATCAGCCTACCGGAAAATCCTATGAGCTTGTTGCTATGGAATGGTTTGAAATAGAAGATGGCAAGATCAAACGCCGTTGGGGTGCTAGGGATGCTGCATCACAGGCGCGGCAGTTGGGTATTCCTCTTTCCTAG
- a CDS encoding peptide ligase PGM1-related protein — protein sequence MLDIIAGYPLHFGFSTETGRVFHLMGVRSEFGKLGITRVGNSLEEAKPTYVQAIQVLDQASGLKS from the coding sequence TTGCTTGATATTATTGCTGGCTATCCTCTCCATTTTGGCTTCAGCACCGAAACGGGTCGTGTATTTCACCTGATGGGAGTGCGCTCAGAATTTGGCAAACTTGGGATCACTAGGGTTGGCAATTCCCTGGAAGAAGCAAAGCCTACTTATGTTCAGGCCATTCAGGTTCTCGATCAAGCCAGTGGCCTGAAATCCTAA
- the thyX gene encoding FAD-dependent thymidylate synthase, whose amino-acid sequence MEVKLVSITQPVVEVAGEKLSAEGLMAYCARVSSPNQENPNYAKLLAYCIRHGHWSVFEMVDMTVEILTTRMIAQQILRHRSFSFQEFSLRYAQAQGFETYPARRQDVKNRQNSIDDLAESDQAWFKASQQQVWEMNFGLYQAALERGIAKECARALLPLNTVTRIYMKGSVRSWIHYFQVRCAPDCQQEHREIACGIREIFQAQFPTVATALTEV is encoded by the coding sequence ATGGAGGTTAAGCTGGTATCAATCACGCAGCCGGTGGTAGAAGTTGCTGGGGAGAAATTATCAGCGGAAGGGTTAATGGCCTATTGCGCCAGGGTCTCCAGTCCCAATCAAGAAAACCCCAACTATGCTAAGCTGCTGGCCTATTGTATTCGCCACGGTCATTGGTCAGTGTTTGAGATGGTAGATATGACCGTAGAGATTCTCACCACCCGGATGATTGCCCAGCAGATTTTGCGCCATCGGAGTTTTTCATTTCAAGAATTTAGTCTCCGCTATGCCCAGGCCCAGGGGTTTGAAACCTATCCCGCCCGCCGTCAAGATGTCAAAAATCGCCAAAACTCCATTGATGATCTGGCAGAATCCGACCAGGCCTGGTTCAAGGCCAGCCAGCAACAGGTTTGGGAAATGAATTTTGGGTTATATCAAGCCGCTCTGGAGCGGGGCATTGCCAAGGAATGCGCCCGGGCCCTGTTGCCCTTAAATACCGTGACCCGGATTTATATGAAAGGCTCCGTTCGCTCTTGGATTCACTACTTTCAGGTGCGCTGTGCCCCAGACTGTCAACAGGAACACCGGGAAATTGCCTGTGGGATTCGGGAAATTTTTCAGGCCCAATTTCCAACCGTAGCAACTGCACTGACTGAGGTTTAA
- a CDS encoding dihydrofolate reductase family protein, which translates to MTEVALICRVFIATSLDGFIARSNGALDWLPQTPEDSPDFTDYGYQAFMDSVDGVVLGRNTYELVKSFQPWPYGNRPVVVLSHHSCNVPAALRTTVTVMAAVPEQVVDYLSNQGIRSVYIDGGQTIQQFLRAGLIQDLIISRIPILLGEGIPLFGALTTDIPLVHQYTRSYDNGLVQSHYQVG; encoded by the coding sequence ATGACTGAGGTGGCCTTGATTTGTCGGGTATTCATTGCGACTAGTTTGGATGGATTTATTGCCCGTTCCAATGGGGCGTTAGATTGGCTCCCCCAAACTCCAGAAGATTCACCAGATTTCACAGACTATGGCTATCAGGCCTTTATGGACAGTGTGGATGGAGTCGTGTTAGGGCGTAATACCTACGAATTGGTCAAATCCTTTCAGCCTTGGCCCTATGGTAACCGCCCCGTTGTGGTCTTAAGTCATCATTCCTGCAATGTTCCCGCAGCCCTCAGAACTACCGTAACAGTAATGGCAGCAGTACCAGAGCAAGTGGTGGATTATTTATCAAACCAAGGAATCAGAAGTGTTTATATTGACGGCGGACAAACGATTCAACAGTTCCTTAGGGCTGGCCTGATTCAGGATTTGATTATTTCCCGGATTCCGATCCTACTGGGAGAAGGGATTCCCCTGTTTGGGGCCCTGACAACCGATATCCCCCTAGTTCATCAATACACCCGCTCCTATGACAATGGCCTGGTTCAAAGTCACTATCAGGTTGGCTGA
- a CDS encoding DevA family ABC transporter ATP-binding protein: MASLPAISIQGLSHAFGQGELRKQVLANINLEIQAGEIVIMTGPSGSGKTTLLSLIGGLRAAQVGSLKVQGQELCGASPLELVTARRRNGYIFQAHNLHGSLTALQNVRMGLEVHGQYPKAEWNLRARDILTEVGLGERLAYYPKDLSGGQKQRVAIARALVSRPQILLADEPTAALDSHSGRDVVNLMQKLAQEQGCTILLVTHDNRILDLADRIVHMEDGQLSQNQALVAV, encoded by the coding sequence ATGGCATCATTACCAGCGATTTCAATTCAGGGACTGAGTCACGCCTTTGGTCAGGGGGAACTGCGCAAACAAGTCCTAGCCAACATCAACTTGGAGATTCAGGCGGGGGAAATTGTGATTATGACTGGCCCGTCTGGCTCCGGTAAAACCACATTACTCTCGTTGATTGGTGGGTTACGGGCGGCTCAGGTTGGGAGCTTAAAGGTTCAAGGCCAAGAACTCTGTGGTGCATCTCCCCTGGAATTAGTCACAGCCCGGCGACGTAATGGCTATATTTTCCAGGCCCATAATCTCCACGGCAGTTTAACCGCGTTGCAAAATGTCCGCATGGGGTTGGAAGTTCATGGGCAATATCCCAAAGCCGAGTGGAATCTCAGAGCCCGTGATATTTTGACCGAAGTGGGCCTGGGAGAACGCCTTGCCTACTATCCCAAAGACCTATCTGGGGGGCAAAAACAGCGGGTGGCCATTGCTCGCGCCTTAGTCAGCCGTCCCCAAATTCTCTTAGCCGATGAACCCACTGCGGCGTTGGATAGCCACTCTGGGCGGGATGTGGTCAACCTGATGCAAAAACTGGCCCAAGAACAGGGCTGCACGATTTTACTAGTCACCCATGACAACCGGATTTTAGATCTTGCGGATCGGATTGTTCACATGGAGGATGGCCAACTCTCCCAAAACCAGGCCCTGGTAGCGGTCTAA
- the devC gene encoding ABC transporter permease DevC gives MKAGLDSLKNRTPLGWLQLSHEKGRFLVALAGIAFADVLMFMQLGFQNALYESNTRFHQNINADLVLISPQARNLVNLSTIPRRRLYQAMNVPGVATAQALYTNFSDWRNPQTRQKTAILIVGFSPERSALALPEVANHLNDLKLPDYYLFDQASRGDYQDVIAQLQQGQIVTTEIERHTIRLSQTFTIGASFATDGTLITSDQSFLRLFPRRQATAVSAGLISLQPGADAEQVATTLRATLPEDVRVLTRAEFIQFEKDYWTRNTAIGFVFGLGTVMGFIVGVVIVYQVLSTDVNAHLGEYATFKAMGYRDRYLLGIVFEEAIIMAALGFIPGLGVSLGLYVLTRNATSLPIAMTLGRSILVFLVTLGMCGISGIIATRKLQQADPADSF, from the coding sequence ATGAAGGCCGGGTTAGACAGTCTCAAAAATCGGACTCCCTTGGGCTGGTTGCAACTGAGTCATGAAAAAGGTCGTTTTTTGGTGGCCTTGGCGGGGATTGCCTTTGCCGATGTTTTGATGTTTATGCAATTGGGGTTTCAGAATGCTCTCTACGAAAGTAATACCCGCTTTCACCAAAACATCAACGCAGATCTTGTCCTGATTAGCCCCCAGGCCCGCAACTTGGTTAACTTATCCACCATTCCCCGGCGGCGACTCTACCAGGCCATGAATGTTCCTGGCGTGGCCACAGCCCAAGCTCTTTATACGAACTTCAGTGATTGGCGTAACCCCCAAACCCGTCAAAAAACAGCAATTTTGATTGTTGGCTTTAGCCCGGAACGCTCGGCCTTAGCTCTCCCAGAAGTTGCCAACCATCTCAATGATCTGAAACTACCCGATTACTACTTGTTTGATCAGGCCTCCCGTGGCGACTATCAAGACGTGATCGCCCAACTCCAGCAGGGCCAGATCGTCACCACGGAAATTGAACGCCACACAATTCGTCTCAGCCAAACCTTTACCATTGGCGCGTCCTTTGCCACGGATGGCACATTAATTACGAGTGATCAGAGTTTTTTAAGACTGTTTCCCCGCCGCCAGGCCACGGCTGTCAGTGCCGGATTAATTAGCCTCCAGCCCGGAGCCGATGCCGAACAGGTGGCCACAACCCTACGAGCCACATTGCCGGAAGATGTGCGGGTTTTGACCAGAGCGGAATTTATTCAATTTGAAAAAGACTATTGGACGCGCAATACCGCCATTGGCTTTGTCTTTGGCCTGGGAACCGTGATGGGCTTTATCGTCGGGGTCGTAATTGTCTATCAAGTCCTTTCCACAGATGTCAATGCTCATTTGGGAGAATATGCCACCTTCAAAGCTATGGGCTATCGAGATCGTTATTTACTTGGGATTGTCTTTGAAGAAGCCATTATTATGGCCGCCCTGGGGTTTATACCGGGCCTGGGGGTTTCTCTGGGCCTGTATGTTTTGACTCGTAATGCCACCAGCCTCCCCATTGCCATGACCCTCGGCCGCAGTATTTTGGTGTTTCTCGTCACCTTGGGTATGTGTGGAATTTCGGGAATAATAGCCACCCGCAAACTGCAACAGGCTGACCCGGCTGATAGCTTTTAA
- a CDS encoding ABC exporter membrane fusion protein, whose amino-acid sequence MSQASRARYPQVSPRSLAILITSATLVVGGSLAWTMAQTQSASRPQEVAIAPVTETITALGRIEPQTQVIEVAAPTQTEGTRVEELLVQEGDWVKAGDVIATLDSYSRLQAAQLQAQKQVQVAQANLAKVRAGAKQGEIKAQQATIAQITAEAQGDIQALRATVSRLQAEVNNAEIEYQRHRALAREGAISTSLLDSKRLTRDTAQERLQEAQSNLRRAQASRQNQIQQAQATLDQIAEVRPVDIQVAQAEVQAAQANLKEATANFALAQVRAPQAGQVLKIHTWPGERPGNEGIISLGQTQQMYAVAEVYESDVKHLHPGLGATISSEALTGTLAGTVEQVGYQVLRQNVINTDPAANTDARIVEVRIKLDPASSQKAARYTNLQVKVVIMP is encoded by the coding sequence ATGTCCCAAGCCAGCCGCGCAAGATATCCCCAGGTCTCCCCCCGCTCTCTTGCCATTTTGATTACATCTGCCACCCTGGTTGTTGGCGGTTCCCTGGCCTGGACAATGGCTCAAACCCAATCCGCATCCCGTCCCCAGGAGGTGGCTATTGCCCCCGTGACTGAGACGATTACGGCCCTAGGGCGCATTGAACCCCAAACCCAAGTCATTGAAGTGGCCGCCCCAACCCAAACCGAGGGGACAAGAGTTGAGGAATTGTTGGTGCAAGAAGGCGATTGGGTCAAGGCGGGGGATGTAATTGCCACCTTGGATAGTTACTCTCGGTTGCAAGCGGCTCAACTCCAGGCCCAAAAACAGGTGCAGGTCGCCCAGGCCAACTTAGCTAAAGTCCGAGCCGGAGCTAAACAGGGAGAAATTAAAGCCCAACAGGCCACCATTGCCCAAATTACCGCCGAAGCCCAAGGGGATATCCAAGCCCTCAGGGCCACCGTCAGCCGCCTCCAGGCCGAAGTCAACAATGCCGAGATTGAATATCAACGCCATCGGGCCTTAGCCAGGGAGGGGGCCATTTCCACCTCGCTCCTGGACAGCAAACGCTTAACCCGAGATACGGCCCAAGAACGCCTCCAAGAAGCCCAATCCAATCTCCGCCGGGCCCAGGCCAGTCGCCAAAACCAAATCCAACAGGCCCAAGCCACCCTTGACCAGATTGCCGAAGTCCGCCCCGTGGATATCCAAGTTGCCCAGGCCGAAGTCCAAGCCGCCCAGGCCAATCTCAAGGAAGCTACGGCCAATTTTGCCCTGGCCCAAGTTCGGGCTCCCCAAGCTGGACAAGTGCTCAAAATCCACACCTGGCCTGGGGAACGACCCGGCAATGAGGGGATTATTTCCCTGGGACAAACCCAACAGATGTATGCCGTGGCAGAAGTCTATGAAAGTGATGTCAAGCATCTTCACCCCGGCCTGGGGGCCACCATCAGCAGTGAAGCTCTGACGGGGACATTGGCGGGAACAGTCGAGCAAGTCGGGTATCAAGTCCTCCGTCAAAACGTGATCAACACCGACCCCGCCGCCAACACCGATGCCCGCATTGTCGAAGTCCGGATTAAACTCGACCCCGCCTCGAGTCAAAAAGCCGCCCGCTATACCAATCTTCAAGTCAAGGTGGTGATCATGCCATGA
- a CDS encoding TetR/AcrR family transcriptional regulator, with the protein MTPSPASDKAEQILTGAMQAFLAQGYAGTSMDRVAAAAGVSKATVYSHFQDKERLFQALVRRMAKRKFSEVFTDMDDPRLEGDPLVVFPAMGRTIMARMLVDSEHLDFMRMVIGESGRFPQLAKACIQNLTKYSLEFLTQYIAAHPEFGVPDPEATARIVLGAMVFFVLSQKAMHGEEIIPMDEERMINATAFLLFRDQQTATTNT; encoded by the coding sequence ATGACTCCATCTCCGGCCAGTGATAAAGCCGAACAAATCTTGACTGGGGCAATGCAGGCATTTTTGGCTCAGGGTTATGCGGGCACCAGTATGGATCGAGTGGCCGCCGCGGCGGGGGTCTCAAAGGCGACGGTCTATAGTCACTTTCAAGATAAAGAACGGCTATTCCAGGCCTTGGTGCGGCGGATGGCCAAACGAAAATTTAGTGAAGTTTTTACGGATATGGATGATCCCAGGCTGGAGGGGGATCCACTGGTGGTTTTTCCGGCGATGGGGCGAACAATCATGGCCCGGATGTTAGTGGATTCCGAACATTTAGACTTTATGCGAATGGTAATTGGCGAGTCCGGGCGTTTTCCGCAACTGGCCAAGGCCTGTATCCAAAACCTGACGAAATATTCCCTCGAGTTTTTAACTCAATATATTGCCGCCCATCCAGAATTCGGTGTGCCTGACCCGGAAGCAACGGCCCGGATTGTCCTGGGTGCAATGGTCTTTTTTGTTCTCAGCCAGAAGGCGATGCACGGGGAAGAGATTATTCCCATGGATGAAGAGCGAATGATTAATGCTACAGCATTTCTGTTATTTCGAGACCAGCAGACAGCCACCACCAATACATAG
- a CDS encoding DUF2459 domain-containing protein codes for MAATPHHRRKLEPLQLSLTIMGFEDWPEKIGLGLLSLGLGLVPPCSMLLGQFNPSPPAADPTSSITIYVYGDYVHTNILVPVTTPTNNWRNYLELGQLGENPRTDLEYLGFGWGERELYRNLTRIEDIPADQAWRALFHGRSPATLHVQGFPQLPQAPLATFLIPLRINERDYQALTEFLLASFERDAQDRPIRLNPSRQAQSSFYAATGHYSAWNTCNSWTAKALAEANIQPPFWDTLALPLFYHLQWYKTCQPE; via the coding sequence ATGGCCGCTACCCCTCACCACCGCCGGAAACTGGAGCCACTGCAACTGAGTCTGACAATAATGGGATTTGAAGATTGGCCAGAAAAAATTGGCTTGGGGTTGTTGAGCTTAGGATTGGGCCTGGTGCCACCCTGTTCAATGCTCTTGGGACAGTTCAATCCATCCCCCCCAGCGGCAGACCCCACTAGCTCAATCACCATTTATGTTTATGGGGACTATGTTCATACCAATATCCTAGTGCCCGTCACCACGCCCACAAACAACTGGCGTAACTATTTGGAATTGGGGCAACTGGGGGAAAATCCCCGGACAGATCTTGAATATTTGGGGTTTGGTTGGGGCGAACGGGAACTCTACCGGAACTTGACCCGGATTGAGGATATTCCCGCTGACCAGGCCTGGCGAGCCTTATTTCATGGCCGGAGTCCCGCAACTCTCCATGTCCAGGGTTTTCCACAACTTCCCCAGGCCCCCTTGGCAACCTTTCTGATTCCCCTCCGAATTAACGAACGGGACTACCAGGCCCTGACCGAGTTTTTGCTGGCCAGTTTTGAACGGGATGCCCAAGACCGACCCATCCGCCTTAATCCCAGTCGCCAAGCCCAAAGTAGTTTCTATGCCGCTACGGGACATTATTCGGCCTGGAACACCTGTAATTCTTGGACGGCCAAAGCCCTCGCCGAGGCCAACATTCAACCGCCTTTCTGGGATACCCTGGCCCTACCCCTCTTCTACCATTTGCAGTGGTACAAAACCTGTCAGCCGGAGTAA
- the malQ gene encoding 4-alpha-glucanotransferase: MPFPRAAGLLLHPTSLPGGQGIGDLGQAALDFVDFMADTGQQLWQMLPLGPTGYGNSPYMCYSAMAGNPVLISLDKLVQGGWLEAAAVSALQFPAHDWVDYDGVIPAKLALLQKAAQVFKEKATPEDHAKFRQFCQAMAFWLPTYALYMALKDEQENQPWYEWEPGLAWRNPEAITAAEARLAPQVFSYQFQQFIFFQQWSRLRAYANQKGIKMIGDIPIYVAHDSADVWAFPHLFELVPQSPQAVPTVTGDTESPEKLSPKPGLVAQMAGVPPDYFSETGQLWGNPIYNWQAMEQEGYRWWIERFRVLFDCMDLIRVDHFRGFEAYWQVPQGEETAIKGEWVKGPGAKLFEVVQAELGELPILAEDLGEITPEVIELRDQFAFPGMKILQFAFGGGADNPFLPFNYERNFLVYTGTHDNNTTVGWFAELGEWEQNRIRDYLGAMTHEGIHWDLIRLAFSSVANQAIIPVQDLLGLGTPARMNFPSKPEGNWAWRLRPEEFQDLQGGLGQRLKYLTQLYGRYPSPPPETGATATESDNNGI, from the coding sequence ATGCCTTTTCCCCGTGCGGCTGGTTTACTCCTTCATCCGACATCCTTACCCGGTGGTCAGGGCATTGGCGACTTAGGGCAAGCAGCTTTGGATTTTGTTGATTTCATGGCCGACACTGGACAACAACTCTGGCAAATGCTTCCCCTTGGCCCCACCGGCTACGGCAACTCTCCCTATATGTGTTATTCGGCGATGGCGGGGAATCCGGTGCTGATTAGCCTGGATAAACTGGTTCAAGGGGGATGGTTAGAGGCCGCTGCGGTGTCTGCTCTCCAGTTTCCGGCCCATGATTGGGTGGACTACGATGGGGTGATTCCTGCCAAACTTGCCCTCTTGCAAAAAGCGGCCCAGGTCTTTAAAGAAAAAGCTACCCCTGAGGATCACGCTAAGTTTAGGCAATTTTGCCAGGCCATGGCGTTTTGGCTCCCGACCTATGCCCTCTACATGGCCCTCAAAGATGAGCAAGAAAATCAGCCTTGGTATGAATGGGAACCTGGCCTGGCCTGGCGAAACCCAGAAGCCATTACCGCCGCTGAAGCCCGCCTGGCCCCACAGGTGTTTAGTTATCAATTTCAGCAGTTTATCTTCTTTCAGCAATGGTCAAGGTTGCGGGCCTATGCCAACCAGAAGGGGATCAAAATGATTGGGGATATTCCCATTTATGTCGCCCATGATAGTGCGGATGTTTGGGCCTTTCCCCATCTGTTTGAGTTAGTGCCCCAATCCCCCCAAGCAGTACCAACCGTGACCGGAGATACAGAATCCCCAGAAAAATTAAGCCCCAAACCCGGCCTGGTGGCCCAAATGGCTGGTGTTCCCCCGGATTATTTCAGCGAAACGGGCCAACTCTGGGGCAACCCGATCTACAACTGGCAGGCCATGGAACAAGAGGGCTATCGGTGGTGGATCGAGCGGTTCCGCGTGCTTTTTGACTGTATGGATTTAATCCGCGTCGATCACTTCCGAGGCTTTGAGGCCTATTGGCAAGTTCCCCAGGGGGAAGAAACGGCGATCAAGGGGGAGTGGGTTAAAGGCCCAGGGGCGAAGTTGTTTGAAGTTGTCCAGGCCGAGTTAGGGGAGCTACCCATTTTGGCGGAGGATTTAGGGGAAATCACTCCAGAAGTCATTGAATTGCGGGATCAGTTTGCATTTCCGGGTATGAAGATTCTCCAATTTGCCTTTGGGGGCGGTGCTGACAACCCTTTTTTGCCGTTTAACTATGAGCGTAATTTCTTGGTCTATACCGGAACACACGATAACAACACCACTGTGGGCTGGTTTGCGGAACTGGGAGAATGGGAGCAAAATCGGATTCGGGATTATTTGGGCGCCATGACCCATGAGGGGATTCACTGGGATTTGATTCGTTTGGCCTTTAGTTCCGTTGCCAATCAAGCGATCATTCCCGTCCAAGATTTATTAGGATTAGGGACACCCGCCCGGATGAATTTTCCCAGCAAACCAGAGGGCAATTGGGCTTGGCGGTTGAGACCGGAGGAATTTCAGGACTTACAGGGGGGTCTGGGACAACGCCTCAAATACCTCACGCAACTCTATGGCCGCTACCCCTCACCACCGCCGGAAACTGGAGCCACTGCAACTGAGTCTGACAATAATGGGATTTGA
- a CDS encoding DUF29 family protein, with translation MNDSLQDSFSFKNSLNRNVRALYRTGLDLPSDESHLSRQSIPSNAPFDPER, from the coding sequence ATTAATGATAGTCTCCAAGATAGCTTTAGTTTCAAAAACTCTCTCAACAGAAACGTGCGCGCGCTGTACAGAACGGGCCTTGACCTCCCTTCAGATGAGAGCCACTTATCCAGGCAGTCCATTCCCAGTAACGCTCCATTTGACCCTGAACGATAA
- a CDS encoding cupin domain-containing protein, translated as MPNLYQSQNPSNQEEFVTLLHSQAWRLEQIMSHGQASPPGFWYDQAEAEWVALLQGTAILEIANQGLVNLVAGDYLLLPAHCRHRVVETSENAIWLALHFSPSS; from the coding sequence ATGCCTAATCTTTATCAATCCCAAAACCCATCCAATCAGGAAGAGTTTGTCACCCTACTCCATTCCCAGGCCTGGCGGTTAGAGCAGATTATGTCCCACGGCCAAGCCAGTCCGCCAGGTTTTTGGTACGACCAGGCCGAGGCGGAATGGGTCGCGCTTCTTCAGGGGACAGCCATCTTGGAAATTGCTAACCAGGGATTAGTCAATCTTGTTGCAGGTGATTATCTTTTGCTCCCGGCCCATTGTCGTCACCGTGTTGTTGAGACATCAGAAAATGCCATTTGGTTGGCCCTCCACTTTAGCCCCTCAAGCTAG